From Actinosynnema mirum DSM 43827, a single genomic window includes:
- a CDS encoding SAM-dependent methyltransferase has product MTSPAPVNGHALLDFNSPLSDARAAALIRSLPPLPDPLIADYGCGWGELLLRAVEATPGARGVGVDSDERAIERGRAAVAERVPGRVELELGDATAWEGPAVDVAVCVGAAHAWGGIRATLEALHGRVRPGGAVVVGDAFWEHPPNDVALEVFGEEVYGTLAELVDLAVEVGYRPLRVSVASRDEWDDFESRWCASRELWLLANPGHPEADGVRALVDEHRDGWLRGYRDSLGFAYLVLARP; this is encoded by the coding sequence GTGACTTCCCCCGCGCCGGTCAACGGCCACGCCCTGCTCGACTTCAACTCGCCGCTGTCCGACGCGCGTGCCGCAGCCCTCATCCGGAGCCTGCCCCCGCTGCCCGACCCCCTCATCGCCGACTACGGCTGCGGCTGGGGCGAGCTGCTGCTGCGCGCCGTCGAGGCCACCCCCGGCGCGCGCGGCGTCGGCGTGGACAGCGACGAGCGGGCGATCGAGCGCGGGCGCGCGGCCGTCGCCGAGCGGGTTCCCGGACGGGTGGAGCTGGAACTGGGCGACGCCACCGCGTGGGAGGGCCCGGCCGTCGACGTCGCGGTCTGCGTCGGTGCCGCGCACGCCTGGGGCGGCATCCGGGCCACCCTGGAAGCCCTCCACGGGCGGGTCCGGCCCGGTGGCGCGGTCGTGGTCGGGGACGCGTTCTGGGAGCACCCGCCGAACGACGTCGCCCTGGAGGTCTTCGGCGAGGAGGTGTACGGCACGCTCGCCGAGCTGGTCGACCTGGCCGTCGAGGTCGGCTACCGCCCGCTGCGGGTCAGCGTGGCCTCGCGCGACGAGTGGGACGACTTCGAGTCCCGCTGGTGCGCGAGCCGCGAGCTGTGGCTGCTGGCCAACCCCGGCCACCCCGAGGCGGACGGCGTGCGCGCGCTCGTGGACGAGCACCGCGACGGCTGGCTACGCGGCTACCGGGACAGCCTCGGCTTCGCCTACCTCGTGCTCGCCCGGCCGTGA
- a CDS encoding cupin domain-containing protein, translated as MTARSLADLVAPDGVGRFFEAVQGRTHLRFPGERGRFADLLPWSEVNRVLRQHRLEFPRLRLARDGEVVPAHVYSELVDTRRAGQVPRVLPGKFAEQMRGGATLVLDSVQELVGAVGDLAVGLEHELRERVQVNAYAGWGVTHGFDVHWDDHDAIVVQVSGRKRWRIHGFTRVAPMVRDVELPPRPEGEPLDEFVLEAGEVLYLPRGCWHDVSAVGEESLHLTIGVNRATGVDLVAWLADQLRGDEAFRGDLPRFGTAAEQAEHAAQLRAGLLERLDDGVVARFLADRDAQAPAVEHVGLPWTATSAMIPEDDGAEVLLLAPRAVLSREGDAVVLAAVGKRLVFAGAAEPVLAALLGGRARTVTSLAEAGGPALDRVTVRALLGELAAQGLLSPK; from the coding sequence GTGACCGCTCGGAGCCTGGCCGACCTCGTCGCACCGGACGGGGTCGGCCGCTTCTTCGAGGCGGTGCAGGGGCGGACCCACCTCAGGTTCCCCGGCGAGAGGGGCAGGTTCGCGGACCTGCTGCCCTGGTCCGAGGTCAACCGGGTGCTGCGGCAGCACCGGTTGGAGTTCCCCAGGTTGCGGCTGGCCAGGGACGGCGAGGTGGTGCCCGCGCACGTCTACTCGGAGCTGGTGGACACCCGGCGGGCCGGGCAGGTGCCGAGGGTGCTGCCGGGGAAGTTCGCCGAGCAGATGCGCGGCGGGGCGACGCTGGTGCTGGACTCGGTGCAGGAGCTGGTGGGCGCGGTCGGCGACCTGGCCGTGGGGCTGGAGCACGAGCTGCGCGAGCGGGTGCAGGTGAACGCCTACGCCGGGTGGGGCGTCACGCACGGCTTCGACGTCCACTGGGACGACCACGACGCGATCGTCGTGCAGGTGTCCGGGCGCAAGCGCTGGCGCATCCACGGGTTCACCAGGGTCGCCCCGATGGTGCGGGACGTCGAGCTGCCGCCGAGGCCGGAGGGCGAGCCGCTGGACGAGTTCGTGCTGGAGGCGGGCGAGGTGCTGTACCTGCCGCGCGGGTGCTGGCACGACGTGTCCGCGGTGGGCGAGGAGTCGTTGCACCTGACCATCGGGGTGAACCGGGCGACCGGGGTGGACCTGGTGGCGTGGCTGGCCGACCAGCTGCGGGGCGACGAGGCGTTCCGGGGCGACCTGCCGAGGTTCGGCACGGCCGCCGAGCAGGCGGAGCACGCGGCGCAGCTGCGGGCCGGGCTGCTGGAGCGGCTGGACGACGGCGTGGTGGCGCGGTTCCTGGCCGACCGGGACGCGCAGGCGCCCGCGGTGGAGCACGTCGGGCTGCCGTGGACGGCGACCTCGGCGATGATCCCCGAGGACGACGGGGCCGAGGTGCTGCTGCTCGCGCCGAGGGCGGTGCTCTCGCGCGAGGGCGACGCGGTGGTGCTGGCGGCGGTCGGGAAGCGGCTGGTGTTCGCGGGCGCGGCGGAACCGGTGCTGGCGGCGCTGCTGGGCGGTCGGGCACGCACGGTGACGTCGTTGGCCGAAGCGGGCGGTCCTGCGCTCGACCGGGTGACTGTGCGGGCGCTGCTCGGGGAACTCGCGGCCCAGGGGCTGCTGTCACCGAAGTAA
- the alaS gene encoding alanine--tRNA ligase, protein MQTHEIIKRFREHFENAGHAVVPSASLLLDDPNLLFVNAGMVPFKPYFLGEAPSPHKRATSVQKCVRTPDIDEVGKTTRHLTFFQMAGNFSFGDYFKEDAIRLAWDLVTKSQDDGGYGFDPERLWVTVYLDDDEAADLWQKIAGLPPERIQRRDVEDNYWSMGVPGPCGPCSEIYYDRGPEFGAEGGPVVDEDRYLEIWNLVFMQNERGAGGAKRDYPILGELPSKNIDTGMGVERVAFLLQGVDNVYETDLVRAVITKAEELSGRKYGDNPTDDVRFRVIADHARSGVLLVGDGVTPGNEARGYVLRRLLRRIVRSSRLLGVTEPVLQTFAAVVRDTMGPSYPELVSGFARIEQVLKAEEDTFLRTLDAGSRIFETAAGTVKSQGRAILPGDKAFQLHDTYGFPIDLTLEMASEAGLTVDEDGFRKLMAEQRARAKADAAGKKTGHGDQTVYRELLELGATEFTGYTELASEAVLRGIVSGGKRVKSAREGDIVEVVLDRTPLYAESGGQESDAGVIVSGGAELEVVDVQKVARKLWVHQVRVVSGEIAEGEKVEARVDAEWRVGARQGHSGTHVVHAALRQVLGPSALQSGSYNKPGYLRLDFAWTGGLSESTRSEIEEVSNLAVRKDLPVSVVYTDMGGAQEMGAVALFGETYDETVRVVEIGGRWSRELCGGTHVEHSSQIGPITVIGESSVGSGVRRLEAYVGIEAFKYLARERALVQNVAAMLKVPDAEVPGRVEALVERLRVAEKELEKVRSAQLVASAGSLVSQALDVRGVSVLALALPEGTSGADVRAIASEVRGRMADKPGVVALFAPDGDKVSFVVATTAGARDLGLAAGKLVPAFAPAVGGRGGGKPDLAQGGGTNPAGVPQAVAAVLAEVERALEQR, encoded by the coding sequence GTGCAGACACACGAGATCATCAAGCGCTTCCGCGAGCACTTCGAGAACGCCGGGCACGCCGTCGTCCCCAGCGCCTCGCTGCTGCTGGACGACCCGAACCTGCTGTTCGTCAACGCGGGCATGGTGCCCTTCAAGCCCTACTTCCTCGGTGAGGCCCCGTCGCCGCACAAGCGCGCCACCAGCGTGCAGAAGTGCGTGCGCACGCCGGACATCGACGAGGTCGGCAAGACCACCCGCCACCTGACGTTCTTCCAGATGGCGGGCAACTTCTCGTTCGGCGACTACTTCAAGGAAGACGCCATCCGGCTCGCCTGGGACCTGGTCACCAAGTCCCAGGACGACGGCGGCTACGGCTTCGACCCCGAGCGCCTGTGGGTCACCGTCTACCTGGACGACGACGAGGCCGCCGACCTGTGGCAGAAGATCGCCGGCCTGCCGCCGGAGCGCATCCAGCGCCGGGACGTCGAGGACAACTACTGGTCCATGGGCGTCCCCGGCCCGTGCGGCCCGTGCTCGGAGATCTACTACGACCGCGGCCCCGAGTTCGGCGCCGAGGGCGGCCCGGTCGTGGACGAGGACCGGTACCTGGAGATCTGGAACCTGGTCTTCATGCAGAACGAGCGCGGGGCGGGCGGCGCCAAGCGCGACTACCCGATCCTGGGCGAGCTGCCGTCCAAGAACATCGACACCGGCATGGGCGTCGAGCGGGTGGCGTTCCTGCTGCAGGGCGTGGACAACGTCTACGAGACCGACCTGGTGCGGGCCGTCATCACCAAGGCCGAGGAGCTGTCCGGCCGCAAGTACGGCGACAACCCGACCGACGACGTCCGCTTCCGCGTCATCGCCGACCACGCCCGCTCCGGCGTGCTGCTCGTCGGCGACGGCGTCACCCCCGGCAACGAGGCCCGCGGCTACGTGCTGCGCCGCCTGCTGCGCCGCATCGTGCGCTCCTCGCGCCTGCTGGGCGTGACCGAGCCGGTGCTCCAGACGTTCGCCGCCGTCGTGCGCGACACCATGGGCCCCTCCTACCCGGAGCTGGTCAGCGGGTTCGCCCGCATCGAGCAGGTCCTCAAGGCCGAGGAGGACACGTTCCTGCGCACGCTGGACGCGGGCTCCCGGATCTTCGAGACCGCCGCCGGGACCGTGAAGTCGCAGGGCCGCGCGATCCTGCCCGGCGACAAGGCCTTCCAGCTGCACGACACCTACGGCTTCCCGATCGACCTCACCCTGGAGATGGCCTCCGAGGCGGGCCTGACCGTGGACGAGGACGGCTTCCGCAAGCTCATGGCCGAGCAGCGCGCCCGCGCCAAGGCCGACGCGGCGGGCAAGAAGACCGGCCACGGCGACCAGACGGTGTACCGGGAGCTGCTGGAGCTGGGCGCCACCGAGTTCACCGGCTACACCGAGCTGGCCAGCGAGGCCGTGCTGCGCGGCATCGTGTCCGGCGGCAAGCGGGTGAAGTCGGCCCGCGAGGGCGACATCGTCGAGGTCGTGCTCGACCGCACCCCCCTGTACGCCGAGTCCGGCGGCCAGGAGAGCGACGCGGGCGTGATCGTCTCCGGCGGCGCCGAGCTGGAGGTCGTCGACGTCCAGAAGGTCGCCCGCAAGCTGTGGGTGCACCAGGTCCGCGTGGTCTCCGGCGAGATCGCCGAGGGCGAGAAGGTCGAGGCCCGCGTCGACGCCGAGTGGCGCGTCGGGGCCCGCCAGGGGCACTCGGGCACGCACGTCGTGCACGCCGCCCTGCGCCAGGTGCTCGGCCCGTCCGCGCTCCAGTCCGGCTCGTACAACAAGCCCGGCTACCTGCGGCTCGACTTCGCCTGGACCGGCGGCCTGTCCGAGTCCACGCGCAGCGAGATCGAGGAGGTCTCGAACCTGGCGGTCCGCAAGGACCTGCCGGTGAGCGTGGTCTACACCGACATGGGCGGCGCCCAGGAGATGGGCGCGGTCGCGCTGTTCGGCGAGACCTACGACGAGACCGTGCGCGTGGTCGAGATCGGCGGCCGGTGGTCGCGCGAGCTGTGCGGTGGCACGCACGTCGAGCACTCCTCGCAGATCGGCCCGATCACCGTCATCGGCGAGTCGTCGGTCGGCTCCGGGGTGCGACGGCTGGAGGCCTACGTCGGCATCGAGGCGTTCAAGTACCTGGCCCGGGAGCGGGCGCTGGTGCAGAACGTGGCCGCCATGCTGAAGGTGCCCGACGCCGAGGTGCCCGGCCGCGTCGAGGCGCTGGTCGAGCGGCTGCGCGTGGCCGAGAAGGAGCTGGAGAAGGTCCGCTCCGCCCAGCTCGTGGCCTCGGCCGGGTCGCTGGTCTCGCAGGCGCTGGACGTGCGCGGCGTGTCCGTGCTCGCGCTGGCCCTGCCCGAGGGCACCTCCGGCGCCGACGTGCGCGCGATCGCCAGCGAGGTGCGCGGACGGATGGCCGACAAGCCCGGCGTGGTCGCGCTGTTCGCCCCGGACGGCGACAAGGTCAGCTTCGTCGTCGCCACCACGGCGGGCGCCCGCGACCTTGGCCTCGCCGCGGGCAAGCTGGTGCCCGCCTTCGCGCCCGCCGTCGGCGGCCGTGGCGGCGGCAAGCCCGACCTGGCCCAGGGCGGTGGCACCAACCCGGCGGGCGTGCCGCAGGCCGTGGCCGCCGTGCTCGCCGAGGTGGAACGCGCCCTTGAGCAGCGGTGA
- a CDS encoding DUF948 domain-containing protein, producing the protein MSPGQIAALVAAGAFVLLVLLMGIALFKLGRTLDEATIAIRKAHQNSDPIFSGANATITHVNTQLERVDGITANARAVTGNVSALTSLFTATLGGPLVKAAALSYGVSKAVRSRRKAAEARVNKHAARRTRRGNR; encoded by the coding sequence GTGTCGCCAGGGCAGATCGCCGCGCTGGTCGCCGCCGGCGCGTTCGTGCTGCTTGTGCTGCTCATGGGGATCGCCCTCTTCAAGCTCGGGCGCACGCTCGACGAGGCGACGATCGCCATCCGCAAGGCGCACCAGAACAGCGACCCGATCTTCAGCGGCGCCAACGCCACCATCACGCACGTCAACACCCAGTTGGAGCGCGTGGACGGCATCACCGCCAACGCGCGTGCGGTGACCGGCAACGTGTCCGCGCTGACGTCCCTGTTCACCGCCACCCTCGGCGGTCCCCTGGTCAAGGCCGCCGCGCTGTCCTACGGCGTGAGCAAGGCCGTCCGGTCCCGCCGCAAGGCCGCCGAGGCCAGGGTGAACAAGCACGCCGCGCGTCGCACGCGCAGGGGGAACCGATGA
- a CDS encoding replication-associated recombination protein A, with amino-acid sequence MFDEGLFGVAPEEKAARIAANAPLAARMRPRTLDEVVGQDHLLGPGAPLRRLVEGAAPASVLLYGPPGTGKTTLATLVSQATGRRFAALSALSAGVKEVRAVIEEAKRRLVRSGEATVLFIDEVHRFSKTQQDALLGAVEDRIVLLVAATTENPFFSVVSPLLSRSLVLQLRPLTDGSVRELVRRAAADERGLGGRVAIEPDAEDHLVRLAGGDGRRALTALEAAADTVLAGGAASGSLDLATLEATVDKAAVRYDRQGDQHYDVTSAFVKSIRGSDVDAALHYLARMIEAGEDPRFIARRLVIHATEDVGMADPTALQTAVAAAQAVQLIGLPECALHLAHATVHLATAPKSNAITTAIGAAMEDVRKGLIGTVPPHLRDGHYAGAAKLGNAQGYRYPHDVPEGVLTQQYPPDGLVGRDYYEPTGRGGERVLADRLPKLRRVVRGQD; translated from the coding sequence ATGTTCGACGAGGGCCTGTTCGGCGTCGCACCGGAGGAGAAGGCGGCCCGGATCGCCGCGAACGCGCCGCTGGCCGCGCGGATGCGCCCGCGCACCCTGGACGAGGTGGTCGGCCAGGACCACCTGCTCGGCCCCGGCGCCCCGCTGCGCAGGCTCGTCGAGGGCGCCGCGCCCGCGTCCGTGCTGCTCTACGGCCCGCCCGGCACCGGCAAGACCACCCTCGCCACCCTCGTCTCGCAGGCCACCGGCAGGCGCTTCGCAGCCCTGTCCGCGCTGTCGGCGGGCGTCAAGGAGGTCCGCGCGGTCATCGAGGAGGCCAAGCGCAGGCTGGTGCGCTCCGGCGAGGCCACCGTGCTGTTCATCGACGAGGTCCACCGCTTCTCCAAGACCCAGCAGGACGCGCTGCTCGGCGCGGTCGAGGACCGGATCGTGCTGCTGGTGGCCGCGACCACCGAGAACCCGTTCTTCTCCGTGGTGTCCCCGCTGCTGTCCCGCTCGCTGGTGCTCCAGCTCCGCCCGCTGACCGACGGGTCGGTGCGCGAGCTGGTCCGCCGCGCCGCCGCCGACGAGCGCGGGCTGGGCGGCAGGGTGGCCATCGAGCCCGACGCCGAGGACCACCTGGTCCGGCTCGCGGGCGGCGACGGCAGGCGCGCGCTCACCGCGCTGGAGGCCGCCGCCGACACGGTCCTGGCGGGCGGCGCCGCGTCCGGCTCGCTCGACCTGGCCACCCTGGAGGCCACCGTCGACAAGGCCGCCGTGCGCTACGACCGGCAGGGCGACCAGCACTACGACGTGACCAGCGCGTTCGTGAAGTCCATCCGGGGCTCGGACGTGGACGCGGCGCTGCACTACCTGGCCAGGATGATCGAGGCGGGCGAGGACCCCAGGTTCATCGCGCGCAGGCTCGTCATCCACGCCACCGAGGACGTCGGCATGGCCGACCCGACCGCGCTGCAGACCGCCGTGGCCGCCGCGCAGGCCGTGCAGCTCATCGGCCTGCCCGAGTGCGCCCTGCACCTGGCCCACGCGACCGTGCACCTGGCGACCGCGCCCAAGTCCAACGCGATCACCACCGCCATCGGCGCCGCGATGGAGGACGTGCGCAAGGGCCTGATCGGGACGGTCCCGCCGCACCTGCGCGACGGGCACTACGCGGGCGCGGCCAAGCTCGGCAACGCCCAGGGCTACCGCTACCCGCACGACGTCCCGGAGGGCGTGCTCACCCAGCAGTACCCGCCGGACGGGCTGGTGGGGCGCGACTACTACGAGCCGACCGGACGCGGCGGCGAGCGCGTGCTGGCCGACCGGCTGCCCAAGCTGCGCCGGGTGGTGCGCGGGCAGGACTGA
- the ruvX gene encoding Holliday junction resolvase RuvX produces the protein MSSGDTPGVDDPGLGRRLGVDVGAVRVGVALSDPGAFLATPLVTLSRDEKNGRDLDDLVGLAAEHDVVEVVVGLPRTLAGKHGPAAQAATAYAAALAERVAPLPVRLTDERLTTVTASRVLAQRGVRGKKQRAVVDQAAAVEILQSWLDARARHVARAASERSPGAKDGS, from the coding sequence TTGAGCAGCGGTGACACCCCCGGCGTCGACGATCCCGGCCTCGGCAGGAGGCTGGGCGTCGACGTCGGGGCGGTCCGGGTCGGGGTCGCGCTGAGCGATCCGGGTGCCTTTCTGGCGACCCCGCTGGTTACCCTGTCCCGTGACGAGAAGAACGGCCGGGACCTGGACGACCTGGTCGGTCTGGCAGCCGAGCACGACGTGGTGGAAGTCGTGGTCGGCCTGCCCCGGACCCTCGCGGGCAAGCACGGACCGGCGGCTCAGGCCGCCACGGCGTACGCGGCGGCGCTCGCCGAGCGGGTCGCACCTCTCCCGGTGCGGCTCACCGACGAGCGGCTGACCACCGTGACGGCGAGCCGCGTGCTGGCTCAGCGGGGGGTGCGGGGCAAGAAGCAACGTGCCGTCGTTGACCAGGCTGCCGCTGTCGAGATCCTGCAGTCCTGGCTCGACGCACGAGCGCGACACGTGGCGAGGGCCGCCTCCGAGCGGTCACCTGGAGCGAAGGACGGCTCGTGA
- a CDS encoding uridine kinase family protein, producing MLLAGPSGSGKTHLAAHLGWPVLRLDDFYREGTDPLLPRRSDGVADWDSPLSWDVEAALGAIVELATTGAVQAPVYEFASDSRVGTQRVALDGAPAFLAEGLFADRLVELCRDAGVLGDAVVLDPSAPLTFVRRFARDVVEARKPVPYLVRRGLRLLREHPSVVRRCQDAGMRPTKPKRAREELALIGRRDELAAA from the coding sequence GTGCTGCTCGCGGGCCCCTCCGGTTCGGGCAAGACCCACCTCGCCGCCCACCTGGGCTGGCCGGTCCTGCGTCTGGACGACTTCTACCGCGAGGGGACCGATCCCCTGCTCCCCCGGCGCTCCGACGGGGTCGCCGACTGGGACTCGCCGCTGTCCTGGGACGTCGAGGCCGCGCTGGGCGCGATCGTGGAGCTGGCCACCACCGGCGCGGTGCAGGCCCCGGTGTACGAGTTCGCCTCCGACTCGCGGGTCGGCACCCAGCGGGTGGCGCTGGACGGGGCGCCCGCGTTCCTGGCCGAGGGGCTGTTCGCGGACCGGCTGGTCGAGCTGTGCCGGGACGCCGGGGTGCTGGGCGACGCGGTCGTGCTGGACCCGAGCGCGCCGCTGACGTTCGTGCGGCGGTTCGCGCGGGACGTGGTCGAGGCCCGCAAGCCGGTCCCCTACCTGGTGCGGCGGGGGCTGCGGCTGCTGCGCGAGCACCCGAGCGTGGTGCGGCGCTGCCAGGACGCCGGGATGCGGCCGACCAAGCCGAAGCGGGCTCGGGAGGAGCTGGCGCTGATCGGGCGGCGGGACGAGCTGGCCGCCGCGTAG
- a CDS encoding sucrase ferredoxin: protein MSEPRSDALPGCAVVTRLLGGNPAGTAARMTSWLLIEQPGPWQADALERVLAEAFPPGRLDVLRAGGLRPLLVRRPGRHHRSPDARRAVFVASGRPGWRWLERIEVSDLAELAALDLEAVGAGVPGHGVPVEGPMFLVCTHGSKDMCCAVLGRPVAGALAQNHPDRAWEVSHLGGDRWAGNLLVVPDGFLHGQLGPDEAALVAKAALAGQVEPEHLRGRTSATTPWAQFAEIALRKAMGYRGVDSAVAVDERPVAGSDGHARVVTVLGVEREYEVVVRRNGVVGSGVSRCSGRIEPPSFVTEGIRPLEPVALPG from the coding sequence ATGTCCGAACCCCGTTCCGACGCGCTGCCCGGCTGCGCGGTGGTCACCAGGCTGCTCGGCGGCAACCCGGCGGGCACCGCGGCGCGCATGACGTCGTGGCTGCTGATCGAGCAGCCGGGGCCGTGGCAGGCGGACGCGCTGGAGCGGGTGCTGGCGGAGGCGTTCCCCCCTGGGCGGCTGGACGTGCTGCGGGCCGGTGGGCTGCGCCCGCTGCTCGTCCGCCGTCCGGGCAGGCACCACCGCTCCCCCGACGCGAGGCGCGCGGTGTTCGTGGCCAGCGGGCGGCCCGGCTGGCGGTGGCTGGAGCGGATCGAGGTCTCGGACCTGGCGGAGCTGGCCGCGCTGGACCTGGAGGCCGTGGGCGCCGGGGTGCCGGGGCACGGGGTCCCGGTGGAGGGGCCGATGTTCCTGGTGTGCACGCACGGGTCCAAGGACATGTGCTGCGCGGTGCTCGGCAGGCCGGTGGCCGGGGCGCTCGCGCAGAACCACCCGGACCGGGCGTGGGAGGTCAGCCACCTGGGCGGGGACCGGTGGGCCGGGAACCTGCTGGTGGTGCCGGACGGGTTCCTGCACGGGCAGCTCGGGCCGGACGAGGCGGCGCTGGTCGCGAAGGCCGCGCTGGCCGGGCAGGTCGAGCCGGAGCACCTGCGGGGGCGCACGTCGGCGACCACGCCGTGGGCGCAGTTCGCGGAGATCGCGCTGCGCAAGGCGATGGGGTACCGGGGGGTGGACTCGGCGGTGGCCGTGGACGAGCGGCCGGTGGCGGGCAGCGACGGGCACGCGCGGGTCGTGACGGTGCTCGGGGTGGAGCGGGAGTACGAGGTCGTGGTGCGGCGCAACGGGGTGGTCGGGTCCGGGGTGAGCCGGTGCTCCGGGCGGATCGAGCCGCCGTCGTTCGTGACCGAGGGCATCCGGCCGCTGGAGCCGGTGGCGCTGCCCGGTTGA